One window of Bacteroidota bacterium genomic DNA carries:
- a CDS encoding sigma-70 family RNA polymerase sigma factor encodes MTTSAARKTAAGGPPMGRGTGAPTSGKLKAERAQSTAPETDADLISASSAGDQLAFRKLVERYQGRVASTVTSMLGNTAEAEDVGQETFIRFYRALDSFRGDASVSTYLNRIAINLSLNALKRRKRWFARFQAADTLHIPDENINRSSLDNTEKGQLIQQAILQLKPEFRAVVVLRLVEGYSTRETADFLNLPIGTVLSRLARAQVKLRDKLRPYYSNENK; translated from the coding sequence TTGACTACTTCAGCAGCACGAAAGACAGCCGCCGGCGGGCCACCAATGGGCCGCGGGACTGGTGCACCAACGTCTGGAAAATTGAAAGCTGAACGGGCTCAATCAACTGCTCCTGAAACGGATGCAGACCTGATATCAGCCTCCAGCGCTGGTGACCAACTGGCCTTTCGCAAGCTCGTTGAGCGCTATCAAGGCCGTGTCGCAAGCACCGTAACGTCAATGCTGGGCAACACCGCAGAAGCTGAAGATGTCGGCCAGGAAACGTTTATTCGGTTTTATCGGGCCCTCGACTCTTTTCGCGGCGACGCCAGTGTCTCAACCTACCTGAACAGAATTGCCATCAATCTTTCGCTCAACGCCCTCAAGCGCAGGAAAAGATGGTTTGCCAGGTTTCAGGCAGCCGACACGCTCCACATTCCCGACGAAAATATCAACCGCAGTTCACTGGACAACACTGAAAAGGGGCAACTTATTCAACAGGCCATTTTGCAGTTAAAACCTGAATTCAGGGCGGTTGTCGTCCTACGCCTGGTTGAAGGCTACTCAACCAGGGAAACTGCAGACTTCCTCAACTTACCCATAGGAACAGTCTTATCCCGCCTTGCGCGCGCCCAGGTGAAACTGCGGGATAAACTTCGTCCTTACTACAGCAATGAAAACAAATAA